In Macaca thibetana thibetana isolate TM-01 chromosome 12, ASM2454274v1, whole genome shotgun sequence, the genomic window GGTGACCATGGAGTGGGCCTCCCCACACCAGCCTCTCCTAGCCAGCAGGCCAGGCCCTAGGGTGACCTGACCAGAGAGCATAGGGATGAGAAGGGCCTTGAGGCTGCCCTTCCCTCCCAGAGGCTTCTCTCAGGTTCTGACACCCCAGAACCCTCTATGCCTCCCCACGGCCCTTGGAAACCTGGATACCATTTCTCCACTCCCAACTCCAGCCATCCCACACCCCTTGAGGCTTCCTGGATGAGCAGCTGACACTGCTgcttttgcatatgctgttccctgGGCTGGAACGCCCGTCCCTCCCCAGAGTCCAGGGTTCTGGCAGGTGTGTTGGAGGCACGAGTGTTCCTCCTCTCACTGTGCCCTGGGGTCCCTGGACCTGCCCCCATCTCACTGGGCGGTATGGGGCCGGGATGCCCCTTGTCCCCACCATATCCCCAGGCCAGACCCAGCTGGTGTGCAGGAGGGCTGCTAAGAGGAAGGACCCGCAGGAGCCCCCTCCACCCTGAGCCCCATCCCACGATCACAGGACTCACTTCAGGGTGAGCTTGCTGTTGCAGGTGGAGCAGGAGAAGCAACTCACACACCAGGCCTTGTTGAGGGCCGACACCACTGTGAGGGAAGCATGTGACTCAGCAGGGCTGGCTAGGCTGCCACAGGCGCAGCTGGGCTCAACAGCTGCAGCACCCAGGCCCCAGGAgagcaggtggggtgggggagggaacaCAGGGCCTCACCATCGCCTTCAATCACATGGCTGCAGTTGTAGCAGACGTCCCCGAAGAGCTGTGGGCCGAGCAGGCTGTCAGAGCGGCCGCAGGCAGTCACACCCTAGCCCAGGGCCATCATGCAGCGGGCCTGGCCCTCCAACCCGGCCCCTCTCAGGCATCTCCCAGGCCCTGCTTCCCAGGGCCCAGCTGCAAGACTGGGTTGAGGGCACTGCAACCCATTAGAACCACCCCCTGCCCCGGGAAGGACAACCAGCTGGGACATTGCTCCCCAGAAGGCCCCTTTGCTCTGGCTGCTGCTGTCCTGCGAGGAGGTGGGCCCAGGTGGTGACCGTGTCCCATCagctccccccgcccccgccttCTGTACCAgagcaagggagggagggggtTGCTGGCACTGTCAGCCCCGTGTGCCCAGGACCTCACACCAGCCCCAGAACATTCTTCAGAGGAAgacactgaggctgagagagcTGCTTGGGTCTCGAGACCCCAGGCCAGGAACCAGGGCTGAGGGTGCAGGCCTGGGCTCAGCACCTGGCAGAGCTCCTGAGGGGGTGCCCACAGCCTCCCCTGCTCACGGCAGCTCTCCTGGCCACCCCTCCAGATCCGCGTCCCTGAGGGCTCTGCGCCGGGCTCACCTGGTTGTAGTGAGTCTCACAGTAGGCCAGGCCCTTCTTCTCGTAGTGCCGGTGCCCCAGAAATGGCTTCTCACACTTGGCGCAGACAAAGTGCTGCGAGGACAGAGGGCGGGCCGGGCGGCATCAGGGCTAGAGCGGTGACCCCAAGGGACAGTGGTGACCCGGGGACAGCAGTGGCCCCAGGAGGCAGCAGTGACAGAAGGGGACAGGAAGCAGAGTCTGGGCAGGTGGAGGCCCTTCAGGATTCACACTGGGCAGAGAGGGCTGACACCTCTGTGAACGCCCTGGGGTCAGCAGACCCCACCCCTCCTCTAAGAGACCGATGGGAACCTTGCGAGTCACCATCCCCTCCCAGTCTGGCCTCCCCCAGTAGGAAGTCAGAGGGCAGCCTCAGCCCCAGGAGTCAGGTGCCAGCCCCATGCTGTGGCATCGTGGGCCCTCGCTGGCAGAGGCGGCCCAGCCTGTCCACGTGGGGCCTCTGCAGGCACCCCCTGCAAGCCTGGGATCACTGAGCAGCACCTTGCATTCCCCCAGGGATCTGCTTGTGAGGATGAGGGCTGGGGGCATGGCCTCCCACCCCAGCTGCCACCCAACACAGCTTCTGGACACAGCGCTGGCCAGGTCATCAGGGAAGGTGGTGGGCTCACCGATCCCAGTGTACCCATGAGAACATGAGAGCCCACCACCCAGCGGGGGCACTCCAGGTGGCCCAGTGCTCACACCTGAGGAACTCTTCAACTCCGTGTCTGCACAGCGCTGTCCACATAGTGGGTTCTGCCAACCACAACCCCCAGAGCACCCTGGGCAAACTGCCCCCAGGGTTTTCTCCTGACCTTGGAGTCTCTTAGAACGCCAGCAGGGGGAAGAGAGGTGGGCACAGCTACCCAACCATGCGTGTGCACTCGGGTCTCCTGGCTCCCGGGGGCAGGCTGGTGTCCCCGGCTGAGCACAGCGAGGGGCAGTGCCCCAGAGGAAGGGCCTCGCCGGGAGCCAGAAACGCAGCCTGGGCTCTGCTCTCACCGTGACCCTGAGCTGGGGCACCCCCAACCTGAGGCCACGTGCCCGCCAGCCTGGCTCACCTCCACGTGCCACTGCTTGCCCAGCGCGTTGACCACTCGGCCCTCAATGGGCCGGCGGCAGGCACCGCAGATGGGGACGCCCATCTTGTCATGGCAGGGCAGGCAGTAGAGCTCGCCCTTCAGCTCACGGGCCTCAGCCGTCAGCTCCTTCCTGGAAGACAGTGTGCAGCCCCCAGGTGCCGCCCGTGCCCTTCTGCAGGGTCATGCCAGCAGCGCCGCCACCCTGGGGCGCGGCTCCCCGAGGGGCCCATTCTGTGCCTGCAGAGCCGAGGCGGCAGCTCCCTCTGATCTCCGGGCTCTGTGCAGACTTCCTGTGCCCCAGACAGGCCCTGGAGCACACACTTCCCGCACAGCCCAGAAGAGTGGCCTGTGTTCCGCACCCAGGCCTCTGAGAAGCAGGTCTGTTCTCCggccccctcctcctccaaacCCCACCGGGTGTCTGGACAGGCACGGAGAGGACTGGAGTGGACGGTGGGGGTGGGTGAGGACAGGGGCGGAGGGGCTGCCTGTGCAACTCCTGTCTCTAACACCAGCGCCAAGCCCACTCCCGGTCTCTTGCCTGCCCCCCTAGCCCTCGGGTCCCTTCTGCTGCTCCACCTCAACTCTCGCCTGCAGTCTAGGGCCAGCCCACCTGCCTCCTGAGTCTCAAGTGCCCCCCGAACAGAGCCCTGGAGAGAGAAGCTTCCTGCCATGGCCGCTTCCCGGCCCCTGGCCCACTTCTGCCCTGCGGCCCCCCCTCCCGGGACCCCTCTCTCTGCCCACGCTGCTCACCTCTCCCACCTCAACACTTCCCCAGGTGGAGGCCCCACCGCCCTGACCCTGGGCCCGCCCTGGCTCCCCGCCGCCCGCACTGCAGGGCCGGGCCGTGCACCTACCCACAGTGCGTGCAGTTGAAGTGGTCAGGGTGGTAGGCGTCGCTCCTGAACATGAGGGGCTGCTCGTCGATGACCAGGTGGCACCGCTGGCAGATGTACTTGCCCAGGCCCTTGGCCTTCTCACGGTTGTGGCAAGGCCGGCAGAGATGCCTGCGGGAGGCAGGGGCATTAGGGGCAGACCCCCCACTCCCACACAGCCCGGCCACCTCCTGGAGAAGAGAGCCCAGACCCCTGCCACTTCGCTGAGCAGCTGGGGGCTTCAAAGGGGCTCAGCCCAGGGTACAGAAAAGCAGGCTGCCCAGTCACAAGGCCACAAGAGTGTCCTGGAAATGCGACCCACGCTCAGCAGGGAAGACGCCAGGACGCCCGAGTTCACTGCCTCTGGatcatattttttcctctttctacttTCTCTAAGCCTAGGGCATGCTGTGGAATACAGTAGACACTTAATTGATATCTGctgaaaacacttttattttcccAATGTATTTAACACACACGAGTTATAGTGTCACTGTGGCCAGCAGAGTGGCCGGTGGGTGTCCCGGGAGGCCCACTCACCCCCTTCCTTCGGGGTTTGCCGGATGAAGAAGGGCCCAAACACGTACAGGCGATTTCTGTCTCCAAAGACAAGCACAGCTATGTCAGACGGAGGCCCCCAAACCCAGGAACTGTCATTACAGAGTCTTTTTGTGAAGGCCTCAGAATAATTTCTGATGCTGCTTGCTGTGTTGGACAACAGCTGTGTTCTCAACGAGGAGACAAATCAGCATGGTTTCTGTTTCCTTGGACCTCAAAGGTGGCAGGAATCTAGATTCAGAGTCCCCAGATAAAGATACACAGAGCCCCCAATCCAACACCCCTCGCCCCCATTCCCACCTGCCACCGAATCTCTCTCTGGCGCTCCTGCTGCATCCAGGCCTCCCTTCCCAGGCTCCCCAGCCACAGGGGCCCTCTCCACCCCTCACCAGCCTCCACGGCTGCTGACGCCGTGTTGGCCCCTCTGACAGGCTGGTCAGGGAGGACACTGAAGAGATCCAATCTCAGACCCAAGATCCCCACCCAGGTTATGGTGGGCAGACCCCAGATGCCAGGGCCGCCCATTCAGCATTCCTCCCTTGACCCCAGGACCTGCTACTGCTGGGTCTGGACTCCATCCTGCACAGGTACTGTGCTCCACCTGCCCTGGGGTGTCTCCTCATCAGCTGTGTGCAGGGCAAGGGGCCCAAGCAAAGGCCCAGCCTCCACTTGCTAAGCTGCTGACTGGCTCTCTGTGCCTCCCCGAGACCCTACAGGCCCAGCAGGGGGCAGCAGCTCAGGGTCAGTTGATGGAATGCCTGGGTGAATGAATGATTGTTCAAGAGAGGAAGGGAGCCACGGTGGGCATCATCTCCCCTCCACACTGGCCAGGGCCCTGGCTCTTACGCTCCAGGAATGGGAAGCAGTTGTGGCCTGTGGCTTCAGTCTTCATCACCACAATCCCTGAAGCCCACCCTTGCCCAGACACCTGTgccccagccccaaccccagGCCACCTCCTCAGCAGGTCTGGGGCTGAGCTGCCCCACCTGGCGCCTGTGGCGGCCAGTCCATGCCCCCTGCAGTGCCTCTGTCCCAGACTCGGCCCCATGACGACACTCCACATGCTGGTGACTCCTCCAGAGCATCAGGACAACACTCAACCCGCGAGGAATTACTTCTGTTTCAAAGATACAGAAATCAGCTCAATGCCTGAAAACTCCATCGCCACGGTCAATGCCCTTGAAGCCATCGACAGTGACCACCCCCATAACAGAAGCTCTGTGAGCCCAGAAATGCCCTGCTGAGGGTGGTTAGCTTCAAGCCACCACCTTTCCAACCAGCCTGGGCCAATTCTTCCAGACAGCCGCCTGCAGGCACAAAAGGAAAGGGACGTGTGCACTGGCTCAGACACCTCAACCTGCGCCCTGGCTCAGACACCTCGCACCCAGCTGGCTCAGACACCTCGCACTCGCCTGGCTCAGACACCTCAACCTGCGCCCTGGCTCAGACACCTCACACCCGGCTGGCTCAGACACCTCAACCTGCACCTGCTCAGATACCTCAACCTGCGCGCTGGCTCAGACACCTCGCACTCGGCTGGCTCAGACACCTCAACCTGCGCCCTGGCTCAGACACCTCGCACCCGGCTGGCTCAGACACCTCAACCTGCGCCCTGGCTCAGACACCTCGTACCCGGCTGGCTCAGACACCTCGCACCCAGCTGGCTCTCAGGCCAGACAGACTGGGAAGCCCATCTCTCTCGTAGGAAGTCCAGATGGGAAACAGCTTCTCAACAGACCACATCACAGCACCAGATCTAACGGTGAccttcagaattatttttcagattgaaTTAGGATCGAATCTAAGAATTCTAAATTCAAAAtgcagcagaaaaacaaaacacacacacacgaagccTAAGTTCTGGAGGGACACGcccttgggttcaaatcctggctctgtcgcTTCCTACTGTTGGCTGATGGGTGAGTTTCTTCATGtgcctaagcctcagtttccttgtctgtgaaatggggcaaTAATCCCAGCTGCACGGGGTGACGCGAAGAAACAAATTTAAGATACGGCCCCCGAAATGCTAGCCACATACATACAGTTTTCAATGtttaaacaacaaaatgtaaAGTCTTTTGAAACCAGGAAAGGCGATTTGGCTTCCCATGTTGCTGGATGTATCATTTTTAGAAAGACAGAAACGAACTTTGTTCACTCAGTCTCAGAGGCGGCCGCCGGCAGCACTCAAAGCCACCCCAGCCGGGAGCCACGCCAGGGAGGAGCCCCGTGGCCAGCTTTCGGATTCACGGGCTCCCGTGCCGAAGGGGAGCTGCACCGGCGGGCACCCGGCCTCTGAGCTGAGCCGCATCCCCACCGGCAGGACAGCGCCCCATTATGAGGCTCCTGCAGCTGTGCCTCGCTCCAGATAAAGGCCATGATTTATTCGGCATGCCCAAATGGGGCCTCATTATACGGGGCAGGACACAAGGACCCTACAGCAAGTGTCCTCAAAGAGTCGCCTCTCACTCAGTGAGCAATCTTCCTCGGACTCCCACCCTTCGATCACAGGCCCCCTCCGCTGTCTGCGGGCGCAGGCCTGAGAGCGCCGCCTGTTGCCATGGCAGccggcccctccctgccccccatcAGTAGGAAATCATCCCCTTCTGAAACGTCCTGTTGTGTCCCTCAGCTCCAGCCTAAGCCCCCCAGCCAGCCCCCGCCTGCTCTGAGTCTGAGACAGTCACACACTCAGCCTCTGTGGCCAAGCTGGGGGCGGGGGGCACGGGCTAGGGACACACTAGAATATTCACGCTCTGGTGGCAGCAGCCGCAGCCAGAGGAGCGGCCGCCACACAAGGGACCCCTCAGGAATGAAGCAGCCTTTCAGGGCCAGAGGGGCTGTGGTCTCCCTTCTCCTTAAATAGCCAGCGTTCCACCCACAGCGGCACAGAGCCCTCTGCCACCGACACCCACGGGCGGAGATCACCTGCTGCCCCACAGacccctgccccttcctcctggACCAGCGGCTAGAGGTAAGGGGCAGGCCGGGTGCGGCGGGCTGGGAGCCCAGGACTAAGCAGAGGAAACACTCAGCGGGGAACCCTGCCCAGGGAGACGGGCAGCAGCCTGTCTCGTGCCATGTCTTTGGTGATGGTCTGACCTGTGCATTGAAGGCCGACCCGTCTGAATTCACAGCAGCCCACAAAGCGGTGTTTTGTCCCGCTGATGGGGGCTTGCAGAGGGGAAGTGGCTTGCCCGCAGTCCAGGCTGCAATGGCAGCACCCCTGCCCCTAACCATGAGACAGCCTTGACCCATACGGGAGCCAGATGCCTGGGAGAGGGTTCAGGCCAGGGATGGACTGGCGCTAGTGCAAAGGCAACTGCCACCACCTGGCCATGGCAGCTGCTACCACAGGCCCTCCCTGAGGCCACGCGTGCCCACCCGCCACCTCCACAGAGGCCTGAGACCTGTCCTAGACGCTCAGCTCACCCACAGCCATGGGACCCAACAGTGCCCAGGCCCTGGCCCGTTCCATGCACCTTCCTCTTAGGAACACCCGCTCAGTGGCCATCTGAGCAGTGAGCCGTGAGGAACCAGTGAGTCTAGGCTGAAGTTCGTTTCTAAAGGGCAATGGAGAGTGAAGCGGGGCCCATCTCAGACCAAACTGCAACAACCAGTATCAGAACTCCTCAAACGAGGGACAGAAAGGGAGGAGAAACCTCAGCAAACCTTAAACAAACCAGGAAGCGGTTTAAGATGGAGTGAGTCTCAGTCCCAGAAAGGGCGAGGTGGACGCCCTTCGGCCGGGGCAGGAAGCGGAGGGCAGTGCCCAGGCTGAGACTCcagggctggaggcaggaggCACCACAGACCCACCTAGTGCCATGAGATATGCCACCTCTGCTGTCACTCAGggccccaagcccagtaacattCTGCTGTCACTGTCTTGAAACTCTTCCTTTTTGAGCAAGGGGTTGCACGTTCTCATTCCACACGCGGGCCCCTAAAATTAAGGAGTGGTCCCAGGGCCGGGAGGAGGTGCTGAGCCTGGGAGACAACTCCATGGCAAGCTCTGAGACTGAGTCACACTCCTGCCCTGGCCGAGGTGCCCTGGCAGTCTCCAGAGGCAAGGCAGTCCCCTGGGGGACCAGGGTTTCCCTGGTCTCACTTCCAGCTCCAGGGCCAATGTCCCCTGGTCAAGTGACCTAGGGCAAGTTAGCAGACACTCAGCCTTGATtccctaatctgtaaaatggggctaaaacTGGTTTGAGCCAGCACAGCCAGGCccccaccatgccaggcaaaGTGGTCAGTCGTACCTATGAGCTGCTCTCTCCTGGGGCCAGGTGATGCCTGCACAGTGGGGCACAGTACAGGCCCGAGGGACAGTCTAGGGTGGAGCGCACCCAACTTGGCCCCTTCCCACCCCCATGTTCTAACAAGGGCCCCTCATTCACTGAGCCCCCCTCTCCTCTTCCAGTCTCCAGGGCCTCCCCGCACACACCTTGCTCCTCTCCTGCCAACCTGAAAACAGCACACCTGTGTGCTCTTCCCATCTACCATGGGCTGTCCTCTCTGCTGTCCTCTCTGCTTGCACCTGCCCTGGAGCCCTGTTCCTCCAGTCTCTGGGTCCTCACCCCCAGCACGTGCAACACGACACCCTCAAAGTcacagccccccccccccccccgccatcCCACGGCACCTGCTCCCTGTCCTCCCCTCCCTCACAGGCCCTGTCAAGGGCTGTGTCCCTCCCTCCTTTTACTTCTCCTCCACAGCCCCCTTCAGAGCCCTCAGCCCTTCCCCAGGGCTCCAGCCAAGCCTGTCTCCCTCTCCCGAGGATCACTCACCCCGCCTTCGGCCCTCAGCTCTCCGCCCGCACCGCACTGTGGTTTTAGCAGTTCTAGGGAAAGTGCCGGCCGAGACCATCCAGCCCAAGTCACAGGTCTGTGAAACCTGGATTCCTGGGGAATGGGGTCCCCGTGAGGAACTCCTCCACATGGGACTAAGAACAGACCCTGTTCCTGGAAGTGGCAGGAAACCATCTCTGGTGTTAGAACTTCAGGCATCTTCAAACACTCTGAAGCCGGGGGAATCTTTTCAGGTAGGGGAACCTGCCTAGAGAAATAGCTAAAAGGTAATATTATTAGGCAGTTGCCCTCCCCTTTGCTTGAGGACATTGATGGCCAGATGCTTGGGCCAGCCCTCACCCTCCATGTGAGGGCCACAGCAGCTGGCCGCTCGCTCTCCTGAGGAAGGGTACGGCCTGCCCTTCCCTAGGGCTAGGGCCACCactgtgcctgcttctcctctATGTGAGGATGGCTCCAGCCTCCTCCTCGAGCAGCTGCTGTGCCCGTGAACAGTCATCATGCCCTCTCTGCCCCATGCCACCAGCATCCTGAGACAGCCCTGTGGAGTAAGAGgagaggggctgggtgcagtgactcatgcctgtaatccgaacactttgggaggccaaggagggaggatcacttgagcccaggagtttgagactagcctgggcaacatggcaaaaccccatctctaccaaaaattagccgggcgtggtggtgtgtgcctgtagttccagctactcaggaggctgaggtgggaggatcatttgagccctggggattgaggctgcagtgagttgattgcaccactgcactccagcctgggtgacagagcgagaccctgaaaaaaaaaaaaaaaaaaaagaaagaaaaggaagggagggagggagggagggggagggaaggagggaaggagggaaggaaggagggaaggagggaaggagggagggaggcagagagggaaacAGGCAGGGAGAAATGTGCAGAGTGAATTTGCTGCAGGTAGGTCTCCGGCTGCTTGGTGCAGAGCCAGGCTCGCCCAGGATAAGGACCCTGCCAGGTCTGtggctcctgcctcctcccctcctgctgcCATCCTGCAATGGGCGCAGACGGGATGCCAGCTTCTCTTCTGCAAACccctctccagcctctgcttcAGCCTGGCTGTGCAGGGTGGGGACTGTGGGTACTGGGAAGCCGGGTGCCCAGAGGAACCCCAGAAGCTGTGCCATCAT contains:
- the LIMS2 gene encoding LIM and senescent cell antigen-like-containing domain protein 2 isoform X2, which codes for MFRSDAYHPDHFNCTHCGKELTAEARELKGELYCLPCHDKMGVPICGACRRPIEGRVVNALGKQWHVEHFVCAKCEKPFLGHRHYEKKGLAYCETHYNQLFGDVCYNCSHVIEGDVVSALNKAWCVSCFSCSTCNSKLTLKNKFVEFDMKPVCKRCYEKFPLELKKRLKKLSELTSRKAQPKAADLNSA
- the LIMS2 gene encoding LIM and senescent cell antigen-like-containing domain protein 2 isoform X3 — protein: MTGSNMSDALANAVCQRCQARFAPAERIVNSNGELYHEHCFVCAQCFRPFPEGLFYEFEGRKYCEHDFQMLFAPCCGSCGEFIIGRVIKAMNNNWHPGCFRCELCDVELADLGFVKNAGRHLCRPCHNREKAKGLGKYICQRCHLVIDEQPLMFRSDAYHPDHFNCTHCGKELTAEARELKGELYCLPCHDKMGVPICGACRRPIEGRVVNALGKQWHVEHFVCAKCEKPFLGHRHYEKKGLAYCETHYNQLFGDVCYNCSHVIEGDVVSALNKAWCVSCFSCSTCNSKLTLKNKFVEFDMKPVCKRCYEKFPLELKKRLKKLSELTSRKAQPKAADLNSA
- the LIMS2 gene encoding LIM and senescent cell antigen-like-containing domain protein 2 isoform X4, which encodes MSDALANAVCQRCQARFAPAERIVNSNGELYHEHCFVCAQCFRPFPEGLFYEFEGRKYCEHDFQMLFAPCCGSCGEFIIGRVIKAMNNNWHPGCFRCELCDVELADLGFVKNAGRHLCRPCHNREKAKGLGKYICQRCHLVIDEQPLMFRSDAYHPDHFNCTHCGKELTAEARELKGELYCLPCHDKMGVPICGACRRPIEGRVVNALGKQWHVEHFVCAKCEKPFLGHRHYEKKGLAYCETHYNQLFGDVCYNCSHVIEGDVVSALNKAWCVSCFSCSTCNSKLTLKNKFVEFDMKPVCKRCYEKFPLELKKRLKKLSELTSRKAQPKAADLNSA